The Pecten maximus chromosome 10, xPecMax1.1, whole genome shotgun sequence region GGATTTTAATCCGATGCCCGAAGTGTCCAGTGACTTTGTTCATTATAACCCCCGAGAAATCCTGCAACGCTTCCATCCAACAGCTTAGTCATGCCCATGAAATAATCAGGAAAAGCACGCGGAGAAAACACATAGTTTCCATTGTCCATCTGGATAACCTTCCATTCGCACTGGTGTTTTGGACCATCTTTTAGAGACATCACCCATCGGCTGGGGCCCTTCGTCATACAAAGAAACTCTCCAGAATTTCCTATCGgtttaatatgaaaataagttcTTCTTCTCTTGATCCGCTTAAAGCAAAACAATGACTCCGGTCCGACTGCTTGGCTGTTGCCTCGTAGAAACCTGAGGTCCCCGTCTCCAAAGAATGACCTATGTGACCTCAAACGGATAGCATGACATTCGGGCCATTTCACTGAACGCAGTTCAAACTCTCCATATGTCAACCAGCTTTGATCTGGAAGCAGCTTCTTCTGGTCAAGAAACTGCATTAAAAGCAACCAATTCTCTTCTATGACGTATGAAACAATGTAGACGTAATCTTTTGAGGGCTTGAGAAACAGGCCAAGACATTCTCGGTCTTGTTCATCAAAGGCGCCTATCACCCTCTGCACTCCTCCTGCCAGATACTGACTGTGGGGTGTTGAGTTGGTGATTGTATAGAACTGAAACAGAATCATGTCCCGTAGTGAAGctagttttatatataactcAATGAATTGCATCGCTGTCTTTGCCTTCTCTTCCTTTTTGCAAGGATCATCCTCTTCGTGTTCTTTTGCTAGCTCCTTGATTAGCTTTCCCAACTTACGAAGA contains the following coding sequences:
- the LOC117336325 gene encoding uncharacterized protein LOC117336325, whose product is MSSVSDISEILSKIEEYLQQLKVDIKDKVDIAKKYFQTDDGSLNFKSLEEVHSHLTILYGYLPQFTSGEIPKLLQGVVGIVASISSFTCLGGPVVPFICGVLSKVFAAFGGNTLTIGEVVENEIRRIFSGHRYETLLEEAEDLHLMYRFAFDFLNPASEKSHFTEHDITNMNIQMNVFQGVTFLRKLGKLIKELAKEHEEDDPCKKEEKAKTAMQFIELYIKLASLRDMILFQFYTITNSTPHSQYLAGGVQRVIGAFDEQDRECLGLFLKPSKDYVYIVSYVIEENWLLLMQFLDQKKLLPDQSWLTYGEFELRSVKWPECHAIRLRSHRSFFGDGDLRFLRGNSQAVGPESLFCFKRIKRRRTYFHIKPIGNSGEFLCMTKGPSRWVMSLKDGPKHQCEWKVIQMDNGNYVFSPRAFPDYFMGMTKLLDGSVAGFLGGYNEQSHWTLRASD